A region from the Natranaerovirga pectinivora genome encodes:
- a CDS encoding DUF523 domain-containing protein translates to MSKKQRRFVLLSHCLLNPHCRVHILGKNFYLPKKICSYFLEKNIAIIQLPCPEFMVMGYIRNPQGREQYNNVMFKTNCVNLINKDLLMVKELVENKHDLLAFLGVQGSPTCSVYWGKHKENKYHTESIIESDNTPLNYPKQLGILSEILAEELEKINIEIPFIEVPIREDLSSPKISDFWNEIDNIIIQ, encoded by the coding sequence ATGTCAAAAAAACAAAGACGATTTGTTCTTCTTAGCCATTGCTTATTGAATCCACATTGTCGTGTTCATATTTTAGGTAAGAATTTCTATTTACCAAAAAAAATATGCTCTTACTTTCTAGAAAAAAACATAGCCATTATCCAATTACCTTGTCCTGAGTTTATGGTTATGGGTTATATAAGAAATCCTCAAGGAAGAGAACAGTATAATAATGTTATGTTTAAAACAAATTGTGTCAATCTAATAAATAAAGATTTACTTATGGTTAAAGAACTGGTTGAAAACAAACACGATTTGTTGGCTTTTCTGGGCGTTCAAGGAAGCCCTACCTGTAGTGTATATTGGGGTAAGCACAAAGAAAATAAATATCACACAGAATCCATAATTGAATCAGACAATACCCCTTTAAACTACCCTAAGCAACTTGGCATTTTATCTGAGATATTAGCTGAAGAACTAGAAAAAATTAATATAGAAATACCCTTCATTGAAGTTCCCATTAGAGAAGATTTATCATCCCCTAAAATCTCTGATTTTTGGAATGAAATAGATAATATTATTATCCAATAA
- the uvsE gene encoding UV DNA damage repair endonuclease UvsE: protein MRIRIGYVAISLNLPKVTSSSTVTFSHYSKLPIEDRLNKLKKVTASNLDDLKTIIEYNIKKNFHFYRMTSKVVPLATHPEVNDWHYLKYFAPDFKIIGDLIKKSDMRVDTHPDQFDVINSHREEVFKSTVVDLMYHNDIFEAMGINHPKMIIHVGGSHGGKELGKERFIKNFRRMPQEIQSKIILENDDKIYNIIDVLDICKALKIPMVLDVHHHLCNGSKEIKLEEYIEEILYTWQNESLVPKIHISSPREHELDRKHSDFINIDDFIKVIEVFKPYNRDFDIMLEAKKKDLALIKLVEDIKTSQPQWIWEDESTLIF from the coding sequence ATGCGAATTAGAATAGGGTACGTTGCAATATCATTAAATCTACCAAAAGTAACATCTTCTAGCACAGTTACCTTTAGTCATTATAGTAAATTACCTATAGAAGATAGATTAAACAAATTAAAAAAGGTAACAGCGTCTAACTTAGATGATTTAAAAACAATTATAGAATATAATATAAAGAAAAACTTTCACTTTTATAGAATGACCTCAAAGGTAGTTCCACTGGCAACTCATCCAGAAGTAAATGACTGGCATTATCTAAAATACTTTGCTCCAGATTTTAAAATAATTGGAGATTTAATTAAAAAATCTGATATGCGTGTAGATACTCATCCAGATCAGTTTGATGTTATTAATTCTCATAGAGAGGAAGTGTTTAAAAGTACAGTCGTTGATTTAATGTATCATAATGATATTTTTGAAGCTATGGGTATTAATCATCCCAAAATGATCATTCATGTTGGAGGAAGCCATGGGGGTAAGGAACTAGGAAAAGAACGATTTATAAAGAATTTCAGAAGAATGCCACAGGAAATTCAAAGTAAAATCATACTAGAAAATGATGATAAAATATATAATATTATAGATGTATTAGATATTTGTAAGGCATTAAAAATACCTATGGTATTAGATGTCCATCATCATTTATGTAATGGTAGTAAAGAAATAAAATTAGAAGAGTATATAGAAGAAATATTATATACTTGGCAGAATGAAAGTCTTGTTCCTAAAATCCATATATCTTCTCCTAGAGAACACGAATTAGACAGGAAGCATTCAGATTTTATAAATATTGATGATTTTATTAAAGTAATTGAAGTTTTTAAACCTTATAATAGGGATTTCGATATAATGTTAGAAGCTAAGAAAAAAGACTTAGCACTTATTAAGTTAGTAGAAGATATAAAAACAAGTCAACCACAATGGATATGGGAAGATGAATCAACATTAATTTTTTAA
- a CDS encoding ArsR/SmtB family transcription factor has translation MDVSKYNRTADILKVLGHPVRLCIVHGLVKQETCKVSNIQSCLSIPQSTVSQHIGKLKSAGIIEGTRNGLEIVYKVVDDEAFKIIESLYPGCE, from the coding sequence GTGGATGTATCAAAATATAATCGAACAGCAGATATTTTAAAAGTTCTTGGCCATCCGGTAAGATTGTGTATTGTGCATGGATTAGTAAAACAAGAAACTTGTAAAGTTTCAAATATACAAAGTTGTCTAAGTATACCTCAATCAACCGTATCACAGCATATTGGAAAATTGAAATCAGCAGGTATAATAGAAGGAACAAGAAATGGATTAGAAATTGTTTACAAAGTTGTAGATGATGAGGCTTTTAAAATCATTGAATCTTTATACCCAGGGTGTGAGTAA
- a CDS encoding CPBP family intramembrane glutamic endopeptidase: MKEIIKVNRFTLTIFLISIIGSFFYSDILRLFNLNDDIYYRILIPQLGFLLLPILIFLIINNKNLKALLRIKPITLYEIISIIGFSLFILPVGWFINLLSQLFATNHIEGTLVNLTEIPFFIAILLIAVLPSITEEILCRGILYNSYRKFGILKATLLSSLIFGMIHMNINQFLYAIVLGFIFVLLVEVTDSIFSSILAHFVINTIPVLLLRALSNIELTELAETTELTGNVEVISGIIITFILLLFTAPIALFIFYGLAKYNDRLNHIKSIFNPKIKSEVDAPEITTFSKEKNKIVTIHIYICIFIFASLSILIEFL; encoded by the coding sequence ATGAAAGAAATTATTAAAGTTAATAGATTTACATTAACCATTTTTTTAATAAGTATTATCGGTTCATTTTTTTATTCTGATATTTTAAGATTATTTAATCTAAATGATGATATTTATTATAGAATACTAATACCTCAATTAGGATTTTTATTATTGCCTATTTTAATTTTTTTAATTATTAATAACAAAAATTTGAAGGCCTTACTAAGAATTAAACCCATTACTTTATACGAAATAATATCTATTATTGGTTTTAGTTTATTTATTCTTCCTGTAGGTTGGTTTATTAATTTACTCTCTCAATTATTTGCTACAAATCATATTGAAGGTACGCTAGTTAACCTTACGGAGATACCTTTTTTTATTGCTATATTATTAATTGCTGTATTACCTTCAATTACAGAAGAAATCTTATGTAGAGGCATTTTATATAATAGTTATCGTAAATTTGGAATATTAAAAGCAACATTACTTAGCAGTTTAATTTTTGGAATGATTCATATGAATATTAATCAATTTCTATATGCCATTGTTTTAGGATTTATTTTTGTTCTATTGGTTGAAGTAACTGATTCCATTTTTTCATCAATACTTGCTCATTTTGTAATTAATACTATTCCTGTTTTACTATTAAGAGCATTGTCTAACATTGAATTAACAGAATTAGCTGAGACAACGGAGTTAACTGGTAATGTTGAAGTAATCTCTGGAATTATAATTACTTTTATTTTATTACTATTTACAGCACCTATTGCCTTATTTATTTTTTATGGGTTAGCTAAATATAATGATAGACTTAATCATATTAAATCTATTTTTAATCCTAAAATTAAATCTGAAGTTGATGCTCCTGAAATTACTACTTTTTCAAAGGAAAAAAATAAAATTGTTACAATACATATATACATTTGTATTTTTATTTTTGCATCCCTGAGTATTTTAATAGAATTTTTATAA
- the trmB gene encoding tRNA (guanosine(46)-N7)-methyltransferase TrmB, protein MRLRNVKGAKEILENHTRIFEEPWLNKGQWAKVFDNKNPIHIEIGMGKGQFISTLANNNPNVNYIGFEKYSSIVAKAIENLNNVKNNNLVLVRTDAQKIDEIFSLGEIERVYLNFSDPWPKDRHYKRRLTYKDFLNKYSKILTRDGEIHFKTDNKDLFNFSLEQLEECKWQLKNVTYDLHNTNIKNNVMTEYEEKFSKMGIPICRLEANK, encoded by the coding sequence ATGAGACTGAGAAATGTAAAAGGCGCAAAAGAAATATTAGAAAATCATACTAGAATTTTCGAAGAACCTTGGTTAAACAAAGGTCAATGGGCTAAAGTATTTGATAATAAGAATCCTATACATATTGAAATTGGTATGGGAAAGGGACAATTTATTAGTACGTTAGCTAATAATAATCCTAATGTCAATTATATTGGTTTTGAAAAATATTCTAGTATTGTTGCAAAAGCAATTGAAAACTTAAATAATGTTAAGAATAATAATCTTGTTTTGGTAAGAACAGATGCTCAGAAAATAGATGAAATATTTTCTTTAGGCGAAATTGAGAGAGTTTACCTGAATTTCTCTGATCCTTGGCCAAAAGATAGACACTATAAAAGACGATTAACTTATAAAGATTTTTTAAATAAATACAGTAAGATATTAACAAGGGATGGAGAAATTCATTTTAAAACAGATAATAAAGATCTTTTCAATTTTTCATTAGAACAACTAGAAGAATGTAAATGGCAATTAAAAAATGTTACATATGATTTGCATAATACAAATATTAAAAATAATGTAATGACAGAGTATGAAGAAAAATTTTCAAAAATGGGCATTCCCATCTGTAGGTTAGAAGCTAATAAATAA
- the trxA gene encoding thioredoxin, which translates to MSLAFTDSNFENEVLQSNVPVLVDFYADWCGPCKMMSPVIDELAKEFEGKAKIGKLNVDQNGVIAQKYKVMSIPTMLVIKDGQVVDTIVGAVPKQQIEAKINAHV; encoded by the coding sequence ATGTCATTAGCATTTACAGATTCTAATTTTGAAAATGAAGTTTTACAATCCAATGTTCCTGTTTTAGTTGACTTTTACGCAGATTGGTGTGGACCTTGTAAGATGATGTCTCCAGTTATCGATGAATTAGCTAAAGAATTTGAAGGCAAAGCTAAAATTGGCAAGTTAAATGTAGATCAAAATGGTGTTATCGCACAAAAATATAAAGTTATGAGTATTCCAACAATGCTTGTAATTAAAGATGGTCAAGTAGTAGACACAATTGTTGGCGCTGTACCTAAACAACAAATAGAAGCAAAAATTAATGCACATGTGTAA
- a CDS encoding DUF3881 family protein, producing MFKYLSSIGFKSLKNKKSYSKLVDLAILEPTEKYISNFGKDTIKMEVIKKVGNRINIMIRGEIDESEDNIIDLVIPYYISKYMIDTSEIDIEKLNDKEEYYVTCEETNTGIPITFYLQNVVDYLDVENKKNIYIEGINLSGFCEDGYILLPIEKDEIEELLDEEEEEFRMELLKAARDGDEEAIELLALEEEETNEIIEDRIKNEDLLSIIDGYFMPYGIKGDEYSILATIKEIEIVKNDVTGEEVYLLGIKCIGLKMEVCINKEQLVGEPAIGRRFKGIVWLQGIVNFSE from the coding sequence ATGTTTAAATATCTTTCCTCTATAGGTTTTAAGAGTTTAAAAAACAAGAAGTCCTATAGTAAACTTGTAGATTTAGCAATACTAGAACCAACAGAAAAATACATTTCTAATTTTGGAAAAGATACAATAAAAATGGAAGTTATAAAAAAAGTTGGCAATAGAATTAATATTATGATTCGTGGTGAAATAGATGAATCAGAAGACAATATAATTGATTTAGTGATTCCCTATTATATAAGTAAATATATGATAGATACAAGCGAAATAGATATAGAAAAATTAAATGATAAAGAGGAATACTATGTTACATGTGAAGAAACAAATACGGGGATTCCAATTACTTTTTATCTCCAAAATGTTGTTGATTATTTAGATGTAGAAAACAAAAAAAATATTTATATTGAAGGAATAAATTTAAGTGGTTTTTGCGAAGATGGTTATATACTTCTGCCAATTGAAAAGGATGAAATTGAAGAATTATTAGATGAAGAAGAAGAAGAGTTTAGAATGGAATTATTGAAGGCTGCAAGAGACGGCGATGAAGAAGCTATAGAATTACTAGCTTTAGAAGAAGAAGAAACAAACGAAATTATCGAAGATAGAATAAAAAATGAAGATCTATTAAGTATAATTGATGGGTATTTTATGCCTTATGGAATAAAAGGGGATGAATACTCTATACTTGCTACCATAAAAGAAATTGAAATAGTAAAAAACGATGTAACAGGAGAAGAAGTGTATTTATTAGGAATAAAATGTATAGGGTTAAAAATGGAAGTTTGTATTAATAAAGAGCAACTAGTAGGTGAACCGGCAATTGGAAGAAGATTTAAAGGTATTGTATGGTTACAAGGTATCGTTAATTTTAGTGAATAA